In the genome of Treponema pedis, one region contains:
- a CDS encoding potassium channel family protein, translating to MLQAVIIGLGTFGVRMIEELYETGSEIIIVDKNEEKIEKYKSKAKEAYITDVINDEALKKIVPLNIDIAILDFDDKLEPSIMTTHILHKMGIKNIIVESQSDSHGELLLLAGAAQVIYPEKEAAHHITPMLLSKKLFNYIQLSLDFALAEVEILNELENKKLKDSGFRHNYNLNVVAYRENQNDEFEFINGPDFTFNKNYTILVAGKNKDIEKYIEQSSRSEHNFKKINNKQIF from the coding sequence ATGCTTCAAGCTGTAATAATCGGTCTGGGAACCTTCGGGGTAAGAATGATAGAAGAACTTTATGAAACGGGCTCTGAAATTATCATCGTCGATAAAAACGAAGAAAAAATAGAAAAATATAAGAGCAAAGCAAAAGAAGCCTATATCACAGATGTAATAAATGATGAGGCTTTAAAAAAAATCGTTCCTCTAAATATCGATATTGCAATACTTGATTTTGATGATAAATTAGAGCCGTCTATAATGACTACCCATATATTACATAAAATGGGAATAAAAAATATAATTGTAGAATCTCAATCCGATTCTCATGGAGAACTCTTACTTTTAGCCGGAGCAGCTCAAGTAATATATCCTGAAAAAGAAGCCGCTCATCATATAACACCTATGCTTTTATCAAAAAAATTGTTTAACTATATTCAGCTTTCTTTAGATTTCGCTCTTGCAGAAGTTGAAATATTAAATGAACTTGAAAATAAAAAGCTTAAAGATTCCGGCTTTAGGCACAACTATAATTTAAATGTCGTTGCCTACCGTGAAAACCAAAATGACGAATTCGAATTTATAAACGGCCCTGATTTTACTTTTAATAAAAACTATACAATTCTTGTTGCAGGTAAAAATAAAGATATAGAAAAATACATCGAACAAAGTTCACGCTCGGAACATAATTTTAAAAAAATCAATAATAAGCAGATTTTTTAA
- a CDS encoding FlgD immunoglobulin-like domain containing protein, whose amino-acid sequence MKKNKIKSIIFFAVLLPAILQAQTLATWTGNVDTDWNNPSNWNWSLGSGSPTDNTEVTIPANCVRWPVIGNTTKARKVTIELNAELDLKNYKITTYSNNTELNNSGTLKLQGTDSQKIWLNNSLTLNPGSTIEYTSNTSNIYTGEYYNLKISTNGSISIQNDDITIKESLINDGTFNAENRDITLSAYRPEITVKGNNSEAKTKIGRLIMESAGGKTLKLDGKIEIKTTLKLSGTEGEKKFLKIEGGNSHSEITLTGNGEGDFLEIDTDKVKITGSNNFTAKNSKQKDGKRPDNETPVSGWKFSPVNLEWTGSDSSEPTKWENPKNWDLGAVPSQQDNVKIPGNLPERRCPKLTNSSNAKTAKVTLESGSYLGLDREIISAASGKSEMDISGTLKLEYTSDQKNWFKQSPNKITLKEGSTVEINGSGNLELHDAETYNGGFKNLTINRSGDTDVTSENPPTAIKVKNTFKITGAATLNSELQATNITVYYNSTLTANKKITVKSELKNLGTFTSTGDVILDPSSSTITVTGSTEQNKTSFRNLTCSNQGGKTLHFSNKIKVTGNLTLSGSSSNKLTVYGSNNAAVYLDNSQDNNGQYLKVYTDNIKINEGDFAKYYKLKDSEDNDGKQTNKNGWVFVDTFEFKNSFMRVNGNELYIVFSRDTEENEFTHSKLEIKNGGSTIASSTSSVLYTRKGTFAVWKYTLDKNISANQILQKGLTVKISHFDKDYSKSNISDVGIGLTNVLFAANSRTIRDFSGEKDLPKLNTMIVTALAGTSNNVKLYLSVDNPGFWYPPSAQVPADGIIGASRIKSFSDYSGESEGGKIKFTVVDTDSNFKEGGTAQFMFLYDGWLPCARLKNPSDILSFDVWKFVVIGVRHQRGGVSIFNNVINPDKGEKTSIQIFVQKKGTLTIQVMTLDGNIVKTLERSQKSGGTHFYYWDGKNNSGVSVARGMYFIRIAGPDIDETRKVMITRD is encoded by the coding sequence ATGAAAAAAAATAAAATCAAATCGATTATCTTTTTTGCGGTTTTATTACCCGCAATATTGCAGGCTCAAACGCTTGCAACATGGACAGGCAACGTCGATACCGATTGGAACAACCCTTCCAATTGGAACTGGTCATTAGGTTCCGGAAGCCCTACGGATAATACTGAAGTAACAATACCTGCAAATTGTGTAAGGTGGCCTGTAATAGGAAATACCACAAAGGCAAGAAAGGTAACGATTGAATTAAATGCGGAACTGGACTTAAAAAATTATAAAATTACAACTTACAGTAACAATACCGAACTAAATAATTCCGGCACATTAAAATTACAAGGTACTGACAGTCAAAAAATATGGCTTAATAACAGCTTAACACTAAATCCCGGTTCCACTATAGAATATACCTCCAACACTTCAAATATTTACACAGGAGAATACTATAACTTAAAAATAAGCACAAACGGAAGTATCAGTATACAAAATGATGATATAACAATTAAAGAAAGTCTTATAAATGACGGAACTTTTAATGCAGAAAATAGAGATATAACTCTTTCAGCTTATAGACCGGAAATTACCGTTAAAGGAAACAACTCAGAAGCAAAGACAAAAATAGGTCGTCTAATTATGGAAAGCGCTGGCGGTAAAACGCTTAAACTGGACGGAAAAATTGAAATTAAAACGACTTTAAAACTTTCAGGTACGGAAGGTGAAAAGAAATTTCTTAAAATAGAAGGAGGAAACTCACATAGCGAAATTACTTTAACCGGTAACGGAGAAGGAGACTTCCTTGAAATTGATACTGATAAGGTTAAAATAACGGGCAGTAACAACTTTACGGCAAAAAACAGTAAACAAAAAGACGGCAAGCGGCCTGACAATGAAACACCTGTAAGCGGGTGGAAGTTTTCGCCTGTAAATTTGGAATGGACGGGAAGTGACAGCTCCGAACCTACCAAGTGGGAAAACCCGAAAAACTGGGACTTGGGAGCAGTGCCTTCACAACAGGACAATGTTAAAATTCCAGGCAATTTACCCGAGCGTCGTTGTCCGAAACTCACAAACTCATCTAATGCAAAGACGGCAAAAGTAACCTTAGAAAGCGGCAGTTATCTCGGTTTAGACAGGGAAATAATTTCCGCAGCTTCAGGTAAATCCGAAATGGATATTTCAGGTACACTAAAACTGGAATATACTTCTGACCAAAAAAACTGGTTTAAGCAATCGCCCAACAAAATAACTCTTAAAGAAGGCTCTACCGTTGAAATTAACGGCAGCGGAAACTTGGAGCTTCATGATGCGGAAACTTATAACGGAGGCTTTAAAAATTTAACGATAAATAGAAGCGGGGATACAGACGTAACTTCTGAAAACCCTCCTACAGCTATTAAAGTAAAAAATACGTTTAAGATAACAGGAGCCGCAACATTAAATTCAGAATTACAAGCGACAAATATTACTGTTTACTATAACAGTACTTTAACTGCAAATAAAAAAATAACTGTAAAATCCGAATTAAAAAACCTCGGCACATTCACTTCAACTGGTGATGTTATTTTGGATCCCTCAAGCAGCACAATAACCGTAACGGGCTCTACGGAACAAAATAAAACTTCGTTCCGAAATTTAACTTGCAGTAATCAAGGCGGTAAAACGCTGCACTTCAGCAATAAAATAAAAGTAACGGGAAATTTAACGTTATCAGGAAGCTCTTCAAACAAGCTTACGGTATACGGAAGCAACAATGCAGCCGTTTATCTTGATAATTCCCAAGATAATAACGGGCAATATTTAAAAGTATATACCGACAACATAAAAATAAACGAAGGCGACTTCGCTAAATATTATAAACTTAAAGATAGCGAAGACAATGACGGAAAACAAACAAACAAAAACGGCTGGGTCTTTGTCGACACCTTCGAGTTTAAAAACTCTTTTATGCGGGTAAACGGTAACGAACTTTATATAGTTTTTAGCCGGGACACGGAAGAAAACGAATTTACACACTCAAAATTGGAAATAAAAAACGGCGGCTCAACTATTGCAAGCAGTACCTCATCTGTCCTATATACCAGAAAAGGAACGTTCGCCGTTTGGAAATACACCTTAGATAAAAACATATCGGCAAATCAAATTTTACAAAAAGGGTTAACTGTAAAAATATCTCATTTTGATAAAGATTATAGTAAATCTAACATCTCCGATGTGGGCATAGGCCTTACGAACGTTTTATTTGCAGCCAACTCAAGAACAATCCGTGATTTTTCAGGAGAAAAAGATTTGCCCAAATTAAACACAATGATAGTAACGGCTCTTGCAGGTACATCAAATAACGTAAAACTTTATTTAAGCGTTGATAACCCAGGCTTTTGGTATCCCCCTTCGGCACAAGTGCCGGCGGACGGAATTATAGGAGCAAGTAGAATTAAAAGTTTCAGCGACTACTCCGGAGAAAGCGAAGGCGGTAAAATAAAATTTACGGTAGTCGATACGGATTCCAATTTTAAAGAAGGCGGCACAGCGCAGTTTATGTTTTTGTATGACGGGTGGCTACCCTGTGCAAGACTAAAAAATCCTTCCGACATTTTGTCTTTTGATGTATGGAAATTCGTTGTTATAGGCGTCAGGCACCAGCGCGGAGGGGTTTCAATTTTTAACAATGTAATAAATCCCGACAAAGGTGAAAAAACCTCGATTCAAATTTTCGTTCAAAAGAAGGGAACCCTTACAATACAGGTAATGACGCTTGACGGGAACATAGTAAAAACTTTGGAACGTTCTCAAAAAAGCGGCGGGACGCATTTTTATTATTGGGACGGAAAAAACAATTCTGGAGTTTCTGTTGCACGCGGAATGTATTTTATAAGAATTGCCGGCCCCGACATTGACGAAACAAGAAAGGTAATGATTACGCGCGATTAA
- a CDS encoding acyl-CoA thioesterase: MTHTSYVEVRSYELDSYNHVNNAVYLNYLEHARMEFLRAIGFDYVGLFDEGYMLYVSRIDIKYKYSAKLYERLSIECTPLKLGKLSGSFSQVIKNEQGIVCVEAEVTWACVDKNGKPSKVPEKYLVEGMKP; this comes from the coding sequence ATGACACACACAAGTTATGTGGAAGTTCGCTCTTATGAGCTTGATTCTTATAACCACGTTAATAACGCAGTTTATTTAAATTATTTGGAACATGCGCGTATGGAATTTTTGCGTGCAATAGGTTTTGATTATGTAGGTCTTTTTGATGAAGGTTATATGCTTTATGTTTCGCGTATAGATATAAAGTATAAGTATTCCGCAAAACTTTATGAAAGACTTTCCATAGAGTGTACGCCGTTAAAACTCGGAAAACTTTCAGGTTCTTTTTCTCAAGTTATAAAAAACGAACAGGGGATTGTCTGTGTCGAAGCGGAAGTTACTTGGGCTTGTGTAGATAAAAACGGTAAGCCTTCAAAGGTGCCTGAAAAATATCTTGTAGAAGGAATGAAACCGTAA
- a CDS encoding 1-acyl-sn-glycerol-3-phosphate acyltransferase: protein MPTTLLEYFKDYLPVFAKNTKGAVEITGENVFQKGNPELKKLIDSVIEKVMLPSSEFRHKENLEKFFDAVNAGKKGIILAEHYSNFDYPMLIYLMSKTGEKGAALAERCVGVAGLKLGEDNKYIASFTEGYDRLFIYPSRYIKAIENPDVREIEIKRSKQINIASMRVLEKLKKEGRVVVVYPAGTRYRPGQPETKRGVKEIDSYIKMSDIMLLVSVNGNCLTISETGNMGDDLVCEDRMILDASAVIDCTEFRESIKADNIGLEGLEKKQAVVDRVMEILEEMHEENEKDRLNPGR, encoded by the coding sequence ATGCCTACAACATTGCTTGAATATTTTAAAGATTATTTGCCGGTTTTTGCGAAAAATACCAAAGGGGCTGTGGAAATTACCGGAGAAAACGTTTTTCAAAAGGGAAATCCCGAATTAAAAAAACTTATAGATTCCGTTATCGAGAAGGTAATGTTGCCTTCTTCGGAATTTAGGCATAAAGAAAATCTGGAAAAATTTTTCGATGCGGTAAATGCGGGGAAAAAGGGAATTATTCTTGCAGAACATTACAGTAATTTCGATTACCCTATGCTTATTTATTTAATGTCCAAGACGGGAGAAAAAGGTGCCGCTTTGGCTGAAAGATGTGTCGGTGTTGCCGGATTAAAATTGGGAGAAGATAATAAATATATTGCATCTTTTACCGAAGGTTATGATAGACTTTTTATTTATCCGAGCCGTTATATTAAAGCTATTGAAAATCCCGATGTACGTGAAATTGAAATTAAACGGAGTAAACAGATAAATATAGCTTCAATGCGGGTGTTGGAAAAATTAAAAAAAGAAGGCAGGGTTGTTGTAGTTTATCCTGCCGGTACACGTTACCGTCCGGGTCAGCCCGAAACAAAACGCGGTGTAAAAGAAATAGATTCTTATATAAAAATGTCCGATATAATGCTTTTGGTTTCGGTAAACGGAAACTGTCTTACAATTTCGGAAACGGGCAATATGGGGGACGATTTAGTTTGTGAAGACAGAATGATTCTCGACGCAAGCGCCGTTATTGATTGTACCGAATTTCGTGAAAGCATAAAGGCCGACAATATCGGACTTGAAGGCCTTGAAAAAAAACAGGCTGTCGTAGACCGTGTTATGGAAATTTTAGAGGAAATGCACGAAGAAAACGAAAAAGACAGATTAAATCCCGGCCGATAA
- the alr gene encoding alanine racemase: MRATRAIIHLDNLQYNIEQIRKKLKNGTQICLPVKADAYGHGAVRVAVAAIRAGVSYLAVASIQEAVELREAGIVAPVISLSLPVLEEIPQLLEYDIQPLVIDEEFINELNRAASAMNKKAGVHLKIDTGMTRIGCTPGEAVKLAMQIARAENLNLKGVCTHFAVADSTEKENLQYTKKQISLFKTAVTEIKKAGITAGLIHAANSGAVLQYPEAHFDMVRPGILAYGYPPSENLKGLINLKPVMELVTQVVLIKKIEPGTTVSYDRRWTAENATYIATLPIGYADGLIRSLSPGLKVRIGKEFFPVIGRICMDQCMIDLGPTPWVQRWDEVCIFGSSSKETQNNSASSLAKMAGTIPYELTCGINKRVPRIFIDETIQ; the protein is encoded by the coding sequence ATGAGAGCAACGCGGGCAATAATCCATTTGGATAATTTACAATATAATATTGAACAAATAAGAAAAAAACTGAAAAACGGTACGCAAATTTGCTTACCTGTAAAAGCGGACGCTTACGGACACGGCGCCGTCAGAGTTGCCGTTGCGGCTATACGGGCAGGAGTTTCTTACCTTGCCGTAGCTTCAATACAGGAAGCCGTGGAACTGCGTGAAGCGGGAATAGTGGCACCCGTCATTTCGTTAAGCCTTCCCGTACTTGAAGAAATACCGCAGCTTTTGGAATACGATATTCAACCCTTAGTAATAGACGAAGAATTTATCAACGAACTTAACCGCGCCGCCTCGGCGATGAATAAAAAGGCCGGAGTTCATCTTAAAATCGATACGGGAATGACTCGTATAGGCTGTACACCCGGAGAAGCGGTAAAACTTGCAATGCAAATAGCACGTGCCGAAAATCTTAATTTAAAAGGTGTCTGTACTCATTTTGCAGTAGCCGATTCTACCGAAAAAGAGAACCTTCAATACACGAAAAAACAAATCTCTCTTTTTAAAACCGCAGTTACTGAAATAAAAAAGGCGGGTATTACCGCAGGGCTAATTCATGCGGCCAATTCGGGAGCCGTTTTACAATATCCGGAAGCTCATTTCGATATGGTGCGACCCGGAATACTCGCTTACGGTTATCCGCCTTCGGAAAACTTAAAAGGACTTATAAATTTAAAACCCGTTATGGAGCTTGTAACCCAAGTTGTTCTGATTAAAAAAATTGAACCGGGAACTACGGTTTCTTACGACCGCCGCTGGACTGCGGAAAACGCAACTTATATTGCCACTCTTCCTATAGGTTATGCGGACGGTTTAATCCGCTCTCTTTCACCGGGTTTAAAGGTAAGAATCGGAAAGGAATTTTTTCCCGTTATCGGAAGGATTTGTATGGACCAATGTATGATAGATTTAGGGCCTACACCGTGGGTACAGCGATGGGACGAAGTTTGTATCTTCGGCTCTTCATCAAAAGAAACGCAAAATAATTCCGCAAGCTCTTTGGCAAAAATGGCCGGAACAATTCCCTATGAACTTACCTGCGGAATAAATAAAAGAGTACCGCGCATTTTTATAGATGAAACCATTCAATAG
- the ispH gene encoding 4-hydroxy-3-methylbut-2-enyl diphosphate reductase has product MIVKRAKVLGYCMGVRRAVDSVLNAAGISDNGLPLKRRQFTETENKKTYSKVFTFGPLIHNPATLEYLARNGIDFIEPEKFSDDEDYGNTKVVIRAHGVSPEQLRKIKKAGAEVIDATCPRVVSSQTRAKKYAKDSLIILAGDKNHGELIGIAGYVYSETRSACIIVQNAEEAKSVNLPDLKGNLTRAVLIAQTTIKQSEYDAIAQILKMRLPDLIVLNTICPATSERQEALKELASETEAILVIGGKNSANTKRLLQTAIDLKKPAWLVENAKELPKEIFNYGSVGITAGASTPDFVIEEIESILTGKTEKVKL; this is encoded by the coding sequence GTGATTGTAAAACGTGCAAAAGTTTTAGGTTATTGTATGGGAGTTCGCCGTGCAGTCGATTCGGTTTTAAACGCCGCAGGTATTTCGGATAACGGTCTTCCGCTTAAGAGAAGGCAATTTACGGAAACCGAAAATAAAAAAACATATTCTAAAGTTTTTACTTTCGGCCCCTTAATTCATAATCCTGCAACACTTGAATATTTAGCCCGAAACGGAATTGATTTTATCGAACCTGAAAAATTTTCAGACGATGAAGATTACGGCAATACAAAGGTTGTAATCAGGGCACACGGAGTTTCGCCGGAACAATTACGCAAAATAAAAAAGGCGGGAGCGGAAGTAATAGATGCGACTTGCCCGCGCGTAGTTTCAAGCCAGACAAGAGCAAAAAAATATGCAAAAGACTCTTTAATAATTTTGGCCGGCGATAAAAATCACGGTGAACTTATCGGTATTGCAGGTTATGTTTATTCCGAAACCCGCTCCGCCTGTATTATTGTTCAAAATGCGGAAGAAGCAAAATCCGTAAATTTACCCGATTTAAAAGGAAATCTGACGCGAGCCGTTTTAATAGCACAAACTACAATCAAACAATCCGAATACGATGCAATTGCACAAATTTTAAAAATGAGGCTCCCTGATTTAATAGTGCTTAATACAATTTGCCCGGCCACTTCGGAACGCCAAGAGGCTTTAAAAGAACTCGCTTCGGAAACGGAAGCGATTTTAGTAATAGGCGGAAAAAATTCGGCAAATACGAAAAGACTTTTACAAACGGCCATCGATTTAAAAAAACCTGCATGGTTAGTGGAAAATGCAAAAGAACTGCCGAAAGAAATTTTTAATTACGGTTCTGTGGGCATTACAGCAGGAGCTTCAACTCCGGATTTTGTAATAGAAGAAATAGAAAGTATTTTAACGGGAAAAACTGAAAAAGTAAAATTATAA
- a CDS encoding septal ring lytic transglycosylase RlpA family protein yields MKKIILMLITLACFTGLMYAQGEVINAETYASYYGEAFHGRQTANGEIFDMNAYTAAHKTLPFGTMVEVTNLENGKKVVVRINDRGPFVGNREIDISKAAAAALDMLSRGVTRVSLRKIDTNDKAAFGVSGTAGGMQSASQSQTSQYQQAQNSQYGSQGVVQGQQYPGQTPQYGAQQTQGQQYNSQQYQGSQETAQYQPPRMQDPQYGSQSQYGSQYGQSQSQYGSQYQPVQTMPQYQQPQRELVYIPTTPAETSGELWRIQLGSFAREENAMRLIVQLRKIGFEPAYEKTETHIRVVLYGIRPYDLEKVKDVLKTHNFKDYVLKQENW; encoded by the coding sequence ATGAAAAAAATTATATTGATGCTTATTACTCTTGCCTGTTTTACAGGTCTTATGTATGCTCAAGGAGAAGTAATTAATGCCGAGACTTATGCTTCGTATTACGGAGAGGCTTTTCATGGAAGGCAAACGGCAAACGGTGAAATTTTCGATATGAATGCTTATACGGCAGCTCATAAAACATTACCGTTCGGCACAATGGTAGAGGTAACGAATCTTGAAAACGGTAAAAAAGTAGTTGTAAGAATTAACGACCGCGGTCCCTTTGTAGGTAATAGGGAAATAGATATATCTAAGGCGGCCGCAGCGGCTTTGGATATGCTTTCAAGAGGAGTAACGCGGGTTTCTCTTAGAAAAATAGATACTAACGATAAAGCCGCTTTCGGTGTTTCCGGTACGGCGGGAGGTATGCAGTCCGCTTCTCAGTCCCAAACTTCGCAATATCAGCAAGCTCAGAATTCACAATACGGTTCACAAGGGGTCGTTCAGGGACAACAATACCCCGGTCAGACTCCGCAGTACGGTGCGCAACAGACCCAAGGTCAGCAATATAATTCTCAGCAGTACCAAGGCTCGCAGGAAACCGCGCAATATCAGCCTCCGCGAATGCAAGACCCGCAGTACGGCTCACAGTCTCAGTACGGCTCTCAATACGGGCAGAGTCAAAGTCAATACGGTTCGCAGTACCAGCCTGTACAAACAATGCCGCAATATCAGCAGCCGCAGCGTGAGCTTGTATATATTCCGACAACTCCCGCCGAAACAAGCGGAGAGCTTTGGAGAATTCAGCTCGGTTCCTTTGCACGCGAAGAAAATGCTATGAGGCTTATTGTGCAGCTTCGTAAAATAGGATTTGAACCGGCTTATGAAAAAACCGAAACGCATATTCGTGTTGTTTTATACGGAATACGCCCCTACGATTTGGAAAAGGTAAAAGATGTGCTGAAAACTCATAATTTTAAAGACTATGTTTTAAAACAGGAAAATTGGTAA
- the infC gene encoding translation initiation factor IF-3, whose amino-acid sequence MAEIKGLRINGQIRVREVRLIGSDGEQAGIVPTLEAMKMAADAGLDLVEVAPTAKPPVCKIIDYGKYRFQMEKKLRDSKKTQKQQLLREIRMQPKIHAHDLEFKSAHIKKFLDGGDKVKVTVRFWGRELAHTELGYEVLNKVLEMVGGEEAYALEKKPAMEGRTMSMTLSPKPKK is encoded by the coding sequence TTGGCTGAAATAAAGGGTTTGCGGATAAACGGACAAATTCGCGTAAGAGAGGTTAGGTTAATAGGCAGTGACGGAGAACAGGCAGGTATTGTTCCCACACTTGAAGCTATGAAAATGGCGGCGGATGCCGGGCTTGACCTTGTTGAAGTGGCACCGACTGCTAAACCTCCGGTTTGCAAAATAATCGATTATGGTAAATACCGTTTTCAAATGGAGAAAAAGCTCCGTGACTCCAAGAAAACGCAAAAACAGCAGTTATTACGGGAAATCAGAATGCAGCCTAAAATACATGCTCACGACCTTGAATTTAAATCTGCACATATTAAAAAATTCCTTGACGGCGGAGATAAGGTTAAAGTAACCGTGCGTTTTTGGGGACGCGAATTGGCTCATACAGAGCTGGGTTACGAAGTTTTAAACAAGGTTTTGGAAATGGTAGGCGGTGAAGAAGCTTATGCCTTAGAAAAAAAGCCTGCCATGGAAGGACGTACAATGTCTATGACATTAAGTCCCAAACCGAAAAAATAA
- the rpmI gene encoding 50S ribosomal protein L35, with amino-acid sequence MPKMKSKSAAKKRFSLTATGKVKYKQMNKGHIMTKKAQKRKRHLKKTAILSDADSMKMRKQLLPYG; translated from the coding sequence ATGCCTAAAATGAAGAGTAAAAGTGCTGCAAAAAAAAGATTTTCTCTTACAGCTACAGGTAAGGTAAAATATAAGCAGATGAATAAGGGTCATATTATGACTAAAAAAGCCCAAAAACGAAAACGCCACCTTAAAAAGACGGCTATTCTTTCGGACGCAGACAGCATGAAAATGCGAAAGCAGCTGTTACCTTACGGTTAG
- the rplT gene encoding 50S ribosomal protein L20, translated as MSRSTSSDRRITRRRKILKLAKGFRGRRGTNFKAARDAVRKALLHSYVGRKDKKNDMRRIWITRINAAVRAEGMSYSRFIAGATKAGIQLNRKALSNMAIEDPAAFKAVVEVSKKALGL; from the coding sequence ATGTCACGATCAACAAGCAGCGATAGAAGAATCACACGAAGAAGAAAAATATTAAAATTGGCAAAGGGCTTTAGAGGAAGACGCGGTACGAATTTTAAAGCCGCAAGAGATGCCGTAAGAAAGGCTCTTTTGCACAGTTATGTCGGCAGAAAAGACAAAAAAAATGATATGCGCCGAATTTGGATTACCCGAATCAACGCCGCAGTAAGGGCGGAGGGTATGTCGTATTCCCGCTTTATTGCAGGAGCAACAAAGGCCGGTATCCAGTTAAACAGAAAAGCTCTTTCCAATATGGCGATTGAAGACCCTGCGGCATTCAAAGCCGTAGTTGAAGTTTCAAAAAAAGCTTTGGGGCTATAA
- the zapA gene encoding cell division protein ZapA translates to MSKGQLNIDLLGTSFAIQADETDEYLNTIYTHYVHTIEQVRQTSSVKDPVRLAIIAGILITDELYKEQLKADTAPVAVKNGIAHTREIPDSIEIEKSAQRMMEKIDKVLDGKNENLG, encoded by the coding sequence ATGAGCAAAGGCCAATTGAACATCGATTTGTTGGGAACTTCCTTTGCCATTCAAGCCGACGAAACCGATGAATACTTAAATACAATTTATACTCATTATGTACACACAATCGAACAGGTAAGACAAACCTCTTCGGTTAAAGACCCTGTAAGACTCGCTATTATTGCAGGAATTTTAATTACCGATGAATTGTATAAAGAACAATTAAAAGCGGATACGGCACCTGTTGCCGTAAAAAACGGAATCGCTCATACAAGAGAAATCCCCGATTCCATTGAAATTGAAAAATCCGCACAACGTATGATGGAAAAAATCGATAAGGTTTTAGACGGTAAAAATGAAAATTTGGGTTGA
- a CDS encoding YaiI/YqxD family protein, which translates to MKIWVDADSCPIRIREIICKASHRINCPAIFAANRPIPLPKLKTVTMIITENSEQAADIYITENAEPCDLAITRDIPLAKNLIDKGVVVINDRGTHFTQDNINTFLSARNFMYELQANGLQLEKTNTFGKKEIQKFSHLLDSLLTKLTKNKD; encoded by the coding sequence ATGAAAATTTGGGTTGATGCGGATTCCTGCCCCATAAGAATTCGGGAAATCATTTGCAAAGCCTCACACCGCATAAATTGTCCTGCAATTTTTGCCGCTAACCGCCCTATTCCGCTTCCTAAATTAAAAACCGTAACAATGATTATTACGGAAAACTCGGAACAGGCGGCGGATATTTATATTACGGAAAATGCCGAACCTTGCGACTTGGCGATTACGCGCGATATTCCGCTGGCGAAAAATCTTATAGATAAGGGTGTCGTTGTAATTAACGATAGGGGGACACATTTTACACAAGACAATATAAACACATTTTTATCGGCAAGAAATTTTATGTACGAACTTCAGGCAAACGGACTTCAGCTTGAAAAAACAAATACTTTCGGGAAAAAAGAAATACAAAAATTTTCACACCTGTTGGATTCTCTTTTGACAAAATTAACAAAAAATAAGGATTGA